A region from the Osmerus eperlanus chromosome 11, fOsmEpe2.1, whole genome shotgun sequence genome encodes:
- the LOC134029124 gene encoding E3 SUMO-protein ligase ZBED1-like isoform X1: MSENTEIDVAQEQEDKLVKKKGGTSVVWNWFGFKISDPDQNTTLCKLCRRVVLAKGGNTTNLFNHLKNIHVREYEQCTRMRETVSPGARPKTSQTRTQQSIISSFAAGTCYEKTSKKWIDITAAITNHIAKDMVPIQTVEKEGFRKLIQTLDPRYEIPSRKYFSQKCLPQLYTECWDRVYSEINNIPFFSTTADLWSSRTTEPYISLTIHYIDGDWKLKSKCLQTSYFPDDHTGEIIAGGLRDILSSWGLKESRQVCMTTDSGSNMIKALQLNKWANLGCFGHRLHNAIERSVQNAPGPQGCAISRATGVCKKVVSTFSYSWKKQKALMTAQNELSLPLHKLITESPTRWGSRLKMMERVLEQEKAITQVLAGDKKTRHLVPTWQDIQVLESVTAALKPLQDFTDALSGEAYVSVSYLKPVINLLNAEVLNLSKDDTELTKEIKIKVLDYLNNKYTDPATDELLSMATFLDPRFKTRYMSAEKLEDIKVRAASETEALLVENTALGKSSLAEDHTDREKEASTAHQSGKKPKKSLGSFFKQTSSAPASCSERQIIEQELNSYILATAADSESDPLEWWRFHGSNFPRVSCLAKKYLCIPATSAPSERAFSTGGNVVTCHRAALKPETVNMLVFLARNL, from the exons ATGAGCGAAAACACAGAAATTGATGTTGCTCAAGAGCAGGAGGATAAATTGGTTAAGAAGAAAGGGGGCACCTCTGTTGTTTGGAACTGGTTTGGCTTTAAAATCTCCGACCCCGACCAAAACACTACCCTATGCAAGTTGTGTCGTCGTGTTGTCTTAGCAAAAGGTGGAAACACGACCAACCTGTTCAATCACTTAAAAAACATACATGTCCGTGAGTATGAACAATGCACCAGAATGCGTGAGACAGTAAGCCCAGGAGCTCGCCCGAAGACAAGCCAGACTCGCACTCAACAATCAATTATATCATCATTTGCTGCCGGTACTTGCTATGAGAAGACGAGCAAAAAATGGATAGACATCACAGCTGCGATTACAAATCACATAGCGAAGGACATGGTACCGATTCAAACTGTGGAGAAAGAGGGGTTCAGAAAGTTGATTCAAACTCTGGACCCAAGATATGAGATCCCGAGCCGCAAATATTTTAGCCAAAAATGCCTGCCACAGCTTTACACAGAATGCTGGGACAGAGTTTACAGTGAGATAAATAACATTCCATTCTTCTCCACTACTGCCGATCTATGGTCAAGTCGTACCACAGAACCTTATATAAGCCTCACAATCCATTACATAGACGGTGACTGGAAACTGAAAAGTAAGTGCCTACAGACGTCTTATTTCCCAGACGACCACACCGGGGAAATAATTGCAGGTGGGCTGAGGGACATACTGTCGTCCTGGGGATTAAAAGAGTCGCGTCAAGTTTGTATGACGACCGACAGCGGATCGAACATGATCAAGGCATTGCAGCTGAACAAGTGGGCAAACCTTGGATGTTTCGGACACAGGCTGCACAATGCTATTG AGAGGAGTGTCCAAAACGCTCCCGGGCCACAGGGGTGTGCGATTTCCCGGGCCACAGGGGTTTGCAAAAAGGTGGTTAGCACGTTCTCATACAGCTGGAAAAAGCAGAAGGCCCTGATGACAGCACAGAATGAACTAAGCCTGCCCCTGCACAAGCTCATCACAGAATCTCCGACAAGGTGGGGATCTCGTCTGAAAATGATGGAAAGAGTCCTGGAGCAGGAAAAGGCCATTACACAGGTCCTGGCAGGGGACAAAAAGACACGGCACCTTGTACCTACCTGGCAAGACATCCAGGTCTTGGAATCAGTCACAGCAGCACTGAAGCCACTCCAGGACTTTACAGATGCCCTGTCAGGAGAAGCGTATGTGAGCGTGTCCTATTTGAAGCCTGTCATCAATCTGTTAAATGCAGAGGTTCTAAATCTGAGCAAGGACGATACAGAACTGACCAAAGAGATCAAGATCAAGGTTCTTGATTACTTGAATAACAAGTACACTGACCCTGCAACAGATGAGCTGCTCTCCATGGCTACCTTTCTAGATCCAAGGTTCAAGACCAGGTACATGTCCGCTGAGAAACTGGAGGACATTAAG GTGAGAGCTGCCTCAGAGACCGAAGCCCTCCTGGTGGAGAACACAGCCCTGGGAAAATCGTCTCTTGCAGAGGATCACACTGACAGGGAGAAAGAAGCTTCCACTGCTCATCAATCAGGCAAGAAGCCCAAGAAGAGCCTTGGGAGCTTCTTTAAGCAGACCAGCAGTGCACCTGCCTCATGTTCAGAGAGGCAGATCATTGAGCAAGAGCTGAATAGCTACATTCTGGCAACGGCAGCAGACAGCGAGTCTGATCCTTTGGAGTGGTGGCGATTTCACGGATCTAATTTTCCACGTGTGAGTTGTCTGGCAAAGAAATACTTATGCATCCCTGCCACAAGTGCCCCCTCTGAGAGGGCATTCAGCACTGGGGGCAATGTGGTGACATGTCACAGGGCAGCACTAAAGCCAGAAACAGTCAACATGCTGGTATTCCTGGCACGGAACTTGTGA
- the LOC134029124 gene encoding E3 SUMO-protein ligase ZBED1-like isoform X2, giving the protein MTAQNELSLPLHKLITESPTRWGSRLKMMERVLEQEKAITQVLAGDKKTRHLVPTWQDIQVLESVTAALKPLQDFTDALSGEAYVSVSYLKPVINLLNAEVLNLSKDDTELTKEIKIKVLDYLNNKYTDPATDELLSMATFLDPRFKTRYMSAEKLEDIKVRAASETEALLVENTALGKSSLAEDHTDREKEASTAHQSGKKPKKSLGSFFKQTSSAPASCSERQIIEQELNSYILATAADSESDPLEWWRFHGSNFPRVSCLAKKYLCIPATSAPSERAFSTGGNVVTCHRAALKPETVNMLVFLARNL; this is encoded by the exons ATGACAGCACAGAATGAACTAAGCCTGCCCCTGCACAAGCTCATCACAGAATCTCCGACAAGGTGGGGATCTCGTCTGAAAATGATGGAAAGAGTCCTGGAGCAGGAAAAGGCCATTACACAGGTCCTGGCAGGGGACAAAAAGACACGGCACCTTGTACCTACCTGGCAAGACATCCAGGTCTTGGAATCAGTCACAGCAGCACTGAAGCCACTCCAGGACTTTACAGATGCCCTGTCAGGAGAAGCGTATGTGAGCGTGTCCTATTTGAAGCCTGTCATCAATCTGTTAAATGCAGAGGTTCTAAATCTGAGCAAGGACGATACAGAACTGACCAAAGAGATCAAGATCAAGGTTCTTGATTACTTGAATAACAAGTACACTGACCCTGCAACAGATGAGCTGCTCTCCATGGCTACCTTTCTAGATCCAAGGTTCAAGACCAGGTACATGTCCGCTGAGAAACTGGAGGACATTAAG GTGAGAGCTGCCTCAGAGACCGAAGCCCTCCTGGTGGAGAACACAGCCCTGGGAAAATCGTCTCTTGCAGAGGATCACACTGACAGGGAGAAAGAAGCTTCCACTGCTCATCAATCAGGCAAGAAGCCCAAGAAGAGCCTTGGGAGCTTCTTTAAGCAGACCAGCAGTGCACCTGCCTCATGTTCAGAGAGGCAGATCATTGAGCAAGAGCTGAATAGCTACATTCTGGCAACGGCAGCAGACAGCGAGTCTGATCCTTTGGAGTGGTGGCGATTTCACGGATCTAATTTTCCACGTGTGAGTTGTCTGGCAAAGAAATACTTATGCATCCCTGCCACAAGTGCCCCCTCTGAGAGGGCATTCAGCACTGGGGGCAATGTGGTGACATGTCACAGGGCAGCACTAAAGCCAGAAACAGTCAACATGCTGGTATTCCTGGCACGGAACTTGTGA